The Bubalus kerabau isolate K-KA32 ecotype Philippines breed swamp buffalo chromosome X, PCC_UOA_SB_1v2, whole genome shotgun sequence genome has a segment encoding these proteins:
- the NDUFB11 gene encoding NADH dehydrogenase [ubiquinone] 1 beta subcomplex subunit 11, mitochondrial, translating to MAAGMLGLCGRRLLAVAATRGLPAARVRWESSSSRAVIAPSTLAGKRPSAPTLRWQEDPEPEDENLYEKNPDSHGYDKDPAVDVWNMRVVFFFGFSIVLVLGSTFVAYLPDYRMQEWARREAERLVKYREAHGLPIMESNCFDPSKIQLPEDEE from the exons ATGGCGGCTGGGATGTTAGGTTTGTGCGGCCGCCGCCTTTTGGCAGTAGCGGCGACGCGAGGGCTCCCTGCTGCCCGTGTTCGCTGGGAATCCAGCTCCTCCAGGGCTGTGATCGCCCCGTCCACTCTGGCGGGAAAGCGGCCGTCAGCACCGACATTACGCTGGCAGGAGGACCCAGAACCCGAGGACGAAAACCTCTATGAGAAG AACCCAGACTCCCACGGTTATGACAAGGACCCTGCTGTGGACGTCTGGAACATGCGGGTTGTCTTCTTCTTCGGATTCTCCATCGTCTTGGTCCTTGGCAGCACCTTTGTGGCTTATCTGCCTGACTACAG GATGCAGGAGTGGGCCCGCCGGGAAGCTGAGAGGCTTGTGAAATACCGAGAGGCCCATGGCCTCCCCATCATGGAATCCAACTGCTTCGACCCCAGCAAGATCCAGCTGCCAGAGGATGAGGAATAA